A stretch of BD1-7 clade bacterium DNA encodes these proteins:
- the nudF_1 gene encoding ADP-ribose pyrophosphatase codes for MKKIGPWQRISSELRYENPWIQVFHEDVITPGNTEGIYGRVHFKGTAVGIVPVDNEGNTWLVGQYRYTLDEYSWEIPMGGCPNGEEPIDTAHRELSEETGLTANIMIEIQKLHTSNSITDEASYVFLATDFTEGDMQLEATEDITVKKLPLDDAIEWAMSGRITDAVSVAALLKIAVLRKNDEFWPQVP; via the coding sequence ATGAAGAAAATTGGCCCCTGGCAGCGGATCAGCTCAGAACTCCGCTACGAAAACCCCTGGATACAAGTATTCCACGAAGATGTTATCACCCCGGGTAATACCGAAGGTATCTACGGCCGTGTTCATTTTAAAGGCACTGCCGTTGGTATTGTGCCTGTTGATAATGAGGGCAACACTTGGTTAGTCGGGCAATATCGTTATACGCTGGATGAATATTCCTGGGAGATTCCCATGGGTGGTTGCCCGAACGGAGAAGAACCTATCGATACGGCACATCGGGAGCTTTCGGAAGAAACCGGTTTGACCGCCAATATCATGATCGAAATTCAGAAGTTGCACACGTCGAATTCCATCACTGATGAAGCCAGTTACGTATTTTTAGCGACAGATTTCACTGAGGGCGATATGCAGCTGGAAGCGACCGAAGACATCACGGTTAAAAAGCTGCCACTTGATGATGCCATTGAGTGGGCCATGAGTGGTCGTATCACTGATGCCGTTAGTGTTGCTGCACTGTTGAAGATTGCCGTGTTACGCAAGAATGATGAGTTTTGGCCGCAGGTACCTTAA
- the hisC_3 gene encoding Histidinol-phosphate aminotransferase — protein sequence MLNRRSFLRSASAGALSVYMGQELMAMEHARQTTGIAIEDTIWLASNLNPLGASPKAMQALSDSSNQAYRYGGHKALALQEKLHQHHNLPFQSYEDPKQYFAKYDAFTRNPVLIGNGCTQLLNAAAMAFGDNGGNYIESFPTYNQLGRTVTEHHPGMKRAQIPVNDEYQNNIPAILAATNKNTRFIYLVNPTNPTGTVTAKADLMRLINETPENVIIIIDEAYMELADPGATVSLIPESLKRPNLLVFKTFSKVYGLAGLRVGYAIGPVPLLQQLNRRTDGMGFQNLVSMAAASAALDDKAFIQASIHHGNKTKAVMQQRFSDYGFTPIPSHTSFMWVKTGRNNTAAVETLRRRGVFIKDGQSYWQRPGYLRVSVGSDDDMARFYRHFEEVMGV from the coding sequence ATGTTAAATCGACGATCATTTTTGCGCTCTGCCAGTGCAGGCGCACTATCCGTTTATATGGGTCAAGAATTGATGGCGATGGAACACGCTCGCCAAACAACGGGTATTGCGATTGAAGATACCATTTGGCTTGCATCTAATCTGAACCCGCTGGGAGCCAGCCCCAAAGCCATGCAAGCGTTGTCTGACTCCAGCAATCAGGCCTATCGTTACGGCGGCCATAAAGCGCTGGCACTGCAAGAAAAACTGCACCAGCATCATAACTTGCCGTTTCAAAGCTATGAGGACCCAAAACAATACTTCGCAAAGTACGACGCTTTTACTCGCAATCCGGTATTAATTGGCAACGGCTGCACACAGCTATTGAATGCTGCCGCCATGGCATTCGGCGACAATGGCGGTAACTATATCGAGAGCTTCCCAACCTACAATCAACTGGGAAGAACAGTTACGGAACACCACCCCGGTATGAAGCGCGCGCAGATTCCGGTGAATGACGAATACCAAAACAACATTCCAGCCATTCTCGCGGCAACCAACAAAAATACGCGGTTTATCTATTTAGTGAACCCGACGAATCCAACAGGCACAGTCACTGCCAAAGCTGACTTAATGCGGTTAATCAACGAAACACCGGAAAACGTTATCATCATTATCGATGAAGCTTACATGGAGCTCGCCGACCCCGGTGCAACGGTTTCTCTCATCCCTGAATCACTAAAACGCCCAAACTTATTAGTGTTTAAAACGTTTTCCAAAGTCTATGGCTTGGCAGGCTTACGCGTAGGATATGCCATCGGGCCAGTGCCACTGCTTCAACAACTGAATCGACGAACCGACGGCATGGGGTTTCAGAATCTTGTTTCCATGGCTGCAGCATCCGCTGCTCTGGACGACAAAGCTTTTATCCAGGCGTCAATTCATCACGGCAACAAGACCAAGGCCGTTATGCAACAACGCTTTAGCGACTATGGCTTCACGCCGATACCCAGCCACACCAGCTTTATGTGGGTAAAAACCGGGCGCAATAACACTGCTGCGGTTGAAACGCTCCGGCGCCGCGGCGTGTTTATCAAAGACGGGCAAAGCTATTGGCAGCGCCCTGGATATTTGCGGGTATCGGTCGGCTCAGATGACGATATGGCACGCTTCTACCGCCACTTTGAAGAAGTGATGGGGGTGTGA
- the yfcA_2 gene encoding putative membrane transporter protein YfcA: MDIFHALALLVGSIFANALAAFAGGGAGLVQMPLLLLLGLPFSIALGTHKIATVALGLGATSRHLKSGELKLNELLYVIACGTLGVILGARVIVNVPDDIAKTLLGILIVGLGIYSIQAPGLGIHHTPQNRTARGYTIGAVGLCFIGFLNGSLTAGTGLFVTIFLIKWFGFDYKKAVTNAMISVGLFWNSIGAVTVWQAGAPIKWEWLGLLLIGSFVGGYVGAHFMSLKNNRVIKRAYEALCLLIGITLTFGLF, encoded by the coding sequence GTGGATATCTTTCATGCGCTGGCATTGTTGGTGGGTTCGATTTTTGCGAATGCACTGGCAGCATTTGCCGGAGGTGGCGCTGGTTTAGTGCAAATGCCGCTGTTACTCCTGCTCGGCCTGCCTTTTTCCATCGCCTTGGGCACCCATAAAATCGCTACCGTCGCACTTGGCCTCGGAGCAACATCACGGCACCTGAAAAGTGGGGAGCTAAAACTCAACGAATTACTCTATGTGATTGCCTGTGGAACTCTCGGCGTGATTCTCGGCGCGCGCGTAATCGTCAATGTGCCCGACGATATCGCCAAGACCTTGCTCGGTATTTTAATCGTCGGCTTGGGTATTTATTCCATTCAGGCTCCGGGNTTGGGAATACATCACACACCCCAAAATCGTACCGCCCGCGGCTATACCATCGGAGCGGTAGGTCTGTGTTTTATCGGNTTTTTGAATGGATCACTGACCGCTGGCACCGGCCTGTTTGTGACGATATTTTTGATCAAGTGGTTTGGCTTCGATTACAAAAAAGCCGTGACCAACGCCATGATCAGCGTCGGGTTATTCTGGAACAGCATAGGTGCAGTTACAGTTTGGCAAGCCGGTGCACCAATTAAATGGGAATGGCTCGGGTTGCTATTAATCGGCTCATTTGTAGGCGGCTATGTCGGTGCCCATTTTATGTCGTTGAAAAATAACCGAGTGATCAAACGTGCCTACGAAGCTCTGTGCCTGCTGATCGGCATCACGTTAACCTTCGGGTTATTTTGA